cacttaatttatttattcttttacaTGTGGTCATAATTCCGTCATAGGATTAGGAGAAAGCTAATGAGGCAGTTTCCACAAAACCGAATGGATTGGTCGGTTATGAGCCAAGGACAAAATCCTGGATATACTTatttgtgggattttttttttttactgtttcctTCATGAATATTTCATGAATCCGAAGAGGATGATTCAGTCAGTGGAATAATACCACTGAAACTTGGTGTTGACCTAAATTCTGATAGTACAACTATTGGACAACAATTAATTAGTGGCGTATAGTCTGGGCTAGGAAGGGCTTCTCTGATAGCCTAAAGACTAGCATTAGCACTTGCATTGAAGAACTGACCTACATATGGAAACTAGATTCTAAAATGATTTCAGGCTCTGTGCTGCCATGCCAATCTAATCATATCTAATCTTAATCAATATAGGTTTGGTCCATGTAACTTCAGCTATTAGCACtgggattattttttgttttgttcccccCAATTAGATTGAACCAGTAACCGGTTGCATTCGCAAGTGAATATaccccatggcattatgggGAAAATGCTAtgattttagcatttagcctatgtTTTAACCAAAGACATTCGAACGACTTTACCAAGACGTGCGAGCGACTTCAtaccaatacgttcgaacgatTTTACCAGTGCGTTCGAACGACTTTATACAAAGACATTCAAACGATTTTATACCAAGACGTTTGAACAACTTTACCAATACGTTCGAGCAACTTTACCAATGTGTTCGATTGACTTTATAGCAAGATGTCAATGCGaagcgaatcgaatcgtcaaaaaaaatcgaatcgtcaaaaaatcGAATCGCCCAATAAATCgaatcgacaaaaaaaacgaatctTTAAAAATCGTatcgtcaaaaaataaaataaaaatcaaatcgtcaaaaaatcgaatcgtcaaaaatcgaatcgttggaaaatcgaatcggcaaaaaaaTTGAATCGCCCAAAAAATTGAATCGTCAAAAAtcgaatcgtaaaaaaaaaatctaatcggcaaaaaaaaaaaaaatcgaattggcAAAAATCGAGTCGTcggaaaaatcgaatcgtcaaaaaaaacgaATCGGCAAAAGAAAAATCGAATCGGCAGGAAAAATCTAATCGTTGGAAAAATCGAATCGCCAAAAAAATCGAGTCAAATCGAATCGGCAAAAATCGAACCGTCAGGAAAAATCGAATCGGCAAAAATCGAATCGCCAAAAAAAGTCGTGTCAAAAatcgaatcggcaaaaaaatcgaatcgccagaaatcgaatcgtcaaaaatcgACGCGTCAAAAATCGACTCGACCAAAAATTGAatcggcaaaaaataaataaataaataaatagaaccgTTGGAAAAAtcgaattgtcaaaaaaatcgaatcgtcaaaagaTCGAATCGTTGGGAAAATCGAATCCCCCAAAAATCGAATCgccaaaaaatcgaatcgtcaaaaaataaataaataaataaataaaaaaatcgaatcgttggaagaatcgaatcgtcaaaaaaatcgaatcgtcaaaaaaaaaaaaatagaatcgcccaaaaaaaaaaaaaaaaaaaaaaaatgcaatcgaaatgtcagaaaaaaatcaaatcggcaaagaaatcgaatcgtcaaaaaatcGAATCatcaaaaaaatcgaatcgtcaaaaaatcgaatcgtcggaAAAAGTGAATCATCGAAAAAAATCGCATCGTCAAaagaatcgaatcgtcaaaaaaattGAATCGTCAAAAGAATCGAATCGTCGTGTGTCTTGACccccgatcgatcatttttatcgttccctttcatcctacgtcataccaggcctttgatcgtgacctcttgacctcgatcgatcatttttatcgttcctttcatcctacgtcatcaaaggacatcaaaggacatcaaagcaaATGAGgccatcaatcaaattttgatcgCGACGAACTAAAACGGCATTCAATGATTCTCTGACGTTTTGAAAGACTTTTTACCAAGACGTTCAAGCGTTTTTACCAAAACGTTCGAACGATTTCATACCAATAcgtttgaacaattttaccagTGCGTTCGAACGACTTTATACAAAGACATTCAAACGATTTTATACCAAGACGTTTGAACAACTTCACCAATGTGTTCAAATGACTATATACCAAGACGTTGAAGCGATTTTATACCAAGACGTTGAAGCATCTCCTCCATTGCCATTATTTTCCCCCAATCCTGTGGTCTACCAGAGTGCTATCTTCTCTGTGCGCCTGCGCCGCTGTCTCTTGAACAATGGGCAAGACAGTGAGGATGAGGCAGAGACGCCAAGGGGGGGAAACAATGACTAAGATCTCAAAGGCTTGCTTGCGTTTGCGAAGCATGCGCGGGCGGGAAGATGACAAAGCCACGGCGAGATGAGAGGAAGAGTGTGAATCCCACAGGGGTCGGCGAGAACAGTGATGGATGACGCTTGGGTCGCCTCTCAAGCCGACAAGCGTAATTGTGTCGTGCCTCATGAAAACAGTCGCGAGGGGATGAGAGGGACCAGTGTGCTCGCCGGGGAATGCTTTGATCCGCTCCAGGATACGATGTCTGTGGTCTGCGGtccaaaaatgtgtgtgttctGCAACGTGCACTTTGTTTACTCGAGCCAGTGTGCTGGCAGGCTCTTGCCCTGTGATTGTGTGCCTTCCAGAGGGCTTTGTTTATGCGGagccgtgcgtgtgcgtgtgtgttatgCGAGTCTTGGGGGCTGGCGTCAGGACCGAACCGCTGTGGCGGCACGGCTCTCGTGCAAGGTCGGCCGGCGGTTGCACGGATGGGATTGCGGCGGAATGTTTGTGGAGGACGCGAGTGCGCGCAAATGCACACGCATACGCAGTCGGACTGGCAGTGCTCTGACTGGAGGAGCCAGATCAGTCACCACCGCAGCTTCCAGAGAGCACGACCGCAGTCACACTGCACGGAGGTTCCCACGGGGGAGGGGAGCCGGGAAGACGCGGCAataatttgtgtgtgcgtgtgtcgggCGTGTCTGTGAGAACAACTTAAAATGCAAGGCACAAGgggagtttaaaaacaaacaaacaaacaaatatctgAAAtagagaacattttttttgctattgtgTGAAAATAAACTTAGTCACATGCTTACTGTTTGCAGTTGCATTCTccactgtgtgcgtgcgtgcgtaaaaaacaaaaaacaaactttttttcttttgcactaCAGGAACAACATTTTCTTGTAAATAGTCAgtatggaactgccaatgtggagtaaacatttttgactggcaagtacgtttgaacaggcgattaaaattactcatcgtaattaatcgcattactgcaatagttaactcgcgattaatcgcaaattttatatctgttctaaatgtacaattaaaTCTACAATAAAATTTTTtgtctaagttttcatactcataaaagtggggggaaaaactattaaactaatatggctgcatcttttagtcattgatatagtaatttcataataattcataaagttgttaaatttaaaaagatgtactgtactgtaaaaaaaacaaaaaaacgagtgtgatagtgatttgtgttgaggtcacatttctgccactagatggcataattgcatttgtaggaCAGTGACAGCTacttaatctttaacatgacgtaacttgtgaaattcaacacatttttaaaatagtaaaatacaagTAAGGGGCGGCCAGTATttgcgcgttaaaaaaaattagcggcgttaaaggaactttaaattaactaattaattaattagttgggGCAAGTTACACAGAGCTGCAAACAAACATTCTCGGGTGGAAATCAATCTGCTGCTGCATTTCAGTATCAAAATATTTGTCTCGACTGGTGTGCTTTTGGGTCAAAGTAGCTCATCTTGCCGAACAGTCCTTTAAAAATGACATGACCCAAAGCAAAATTATAACCTTGGTTTGGGTTCTATTAATGAAAACACTAGGCAAgccaattcaaataaaatatcacCATTATGTGACCTAAAACTGATACTTGCCAACTCTGAAAAATATCTAGAAAAAGCAGCACCAGTGGTAAAATTAGATTAGTATGTTGAATTAAAAACTTGACTTTTTCTTGCAATTTGACAGCctgaaaatcaaagtgaaaacAGTTGTTTGAGTTGCGCAACCTCAGCTGATTGACCTGTTCAACGAGTACGAGTGAGAACTcacaaacaaaagtaaaagtaaatagttgaattttgaaacatttatttataggGTCTCCCAGCCATTTGCTCAAGAAAATATCATTTTGATGCAGGTGACACATTAGTCAAGAAGAAGGTTAAATGCAGTTCCTCCTGGTGAACCCAGACACCACATTGGCCAGTTTGTTAACTTTGGGAGGAGCTGGCATGGTGATGAAGCGCTTGAGATAGCAGCGACgcctgtcggaaaaaaaaaacttgggcaTATATCACTGTCGAATGTCGGATTTATCGTATAATACTGTACCAGTAAGCCGAGTCCACGAAGTCCTCATTGACGTAAGTGTAGAACTGACAATTCTGATCCATGGAACACGCCTTCTGGCACGATTCTGCACCATCCAGCAGCTCAAAGCGAATATCCGAACCTTGGAAATCGACCCCTTCAAGAGCCGTCTTTGCCCAGTCTGTTGGTGCGCAACAACAGGTTGACCAAGACATTGCGGAATTTGAGATAAAGAACTAATTTGTCACATTTTCattccatttttaaaataatagatCAGAGCAAGCCTACAATAGAATAAATACACAGTACGACACCAGCTCTCCGCCCtgactataaatataaaacTGCTCTAAGTACACCTCTGAATAAAAGGTAAACTTTCTTGTGCATTCTCTGACAATGAAAgcactactgccacctacttAGTGGATGCATAACTACACTTTATTCCAGCACggttaaagaaaacaaaacacacatttcctgGGTCACAACAATTTCTCTCATAACatggccaattaaaaaaaaaaaaaaaagcctcatgcTCATCATACTCACcagaaatttttatttatagacagGGTTGGTTGTCCAACTAATCTTCACAAcgcccatttttttccccttatttttaacacattcactgccagcccagcaaaaatgcattatttgacgtctttttccgtcaatggcagtcaatgagttaagatgagatgtaaccaaaattgacggatttttaagcaaaatttgccttaaaaaaagaaaaagggaaaaaaggatgctgcaatacaatcacaaaatatattggcacattgtgtttaacacattcactgccagcccagcaaaaatgcattatttgacgtctttttccgtcaatggcagtcaatgagttaagatgagatgtaaccaaaattgacggatttttaagcaaaatttgccttaaaaaaagaaaaagggaaaaaaggatgctgcaatataatcacaaaatatattggcacattgtgtttaaaacattcactgccagcccagcaaaaatgcattatttgacgtctttttccgtcaatggcagtcaatgagttaaggtgagatgtaaccaaaattgatggatttttaagcaaaatttgccttaaaaaaagaaaaagggaaaaaaggatgctgcaatataatcacaaaatatattggcacattgtgtttaaaacattcactgccagcccagcaaaaatgcattatttgacgtctttttccgtcaatggcagtcaatgagttaagatgagatgtaaccaaaattgacggatttttaagcaaaatttgccttaaaaaaagaaaaagggaaaaaaggatgctgcaatataatcacaaaatatattggcacattgtgtttaaaacattcactgccagcccagcaaaaatgcattatttgacgtctttttccgtcaatggcagtcaatgagttaagatgagatgtaaccaaaattgacggatttttaagcaaaatttgccttaaaaaaagaaaaagggaaaaaaggatgctgcaatataatcacaaaatatattggcacattgtgtttaaaacattcactgccagcccagcaaaaatgcattatttgacgtctttttccgtcaatggcagtcaatgagttaaaagtctcacatgaaaatgaattttcAGACATGTACATTGTCCTCTCTCTGCTTTATGTAATGGAATCCCACTCGGCAGGTATGGACCAATCAGAACGTTTACGTTTACATTCTGTGTATTGAGCTTCTAATCTGATTGGTTCCAATATTTTTAAAGATATAAAGTCTATCGTTTTGCACAACCACAAGCAAAGTTGTTGACTTGTTTTAAAGGTGATAAATAACACTCACTGGTATCTTGTTGACAAAAGTGTGTTGCAATCCCAGATGTGACACCTTCTTGGGCCCTCATCACCAGTTCATTGGGATTGTTTTTCAGATGACAGGTGAGGGAATCACTGCACAGATACAATACACCATGTGTTTATTGTATAATCAGTCAATGGGAATAACAGGCTAGTCATATGACTACCTCTGGTAAGAGAAGTAAGAACAGCGTGGATGAGCGGAGCACAACGCCAGACAATACTGTGGCGTGCCGGCGGGATGCGTCTCAAAGGAGCTCCCCGTGAAGTTGGTGTTTGGAAAAAGTTTCGAGGAACATGCTAGAACACGGCAATGTGATACGGTTAAGAACGTGAACAGCATTAGCTTCGATTTTCTTACCCGTGTCGGAGGGCTGACTGAGTTGGACGCTGTGCGAAAAGCCAGAAACCAAGCCGGGCTTTCTGTTCACGTTCAAGGTCCTTGGTAAAGGCCAGCTGAATTTCAGGTGGCATTTATACCTAAGAGAAGATagatttatataatttttgtaACACATGATTAATAACCACGCCTTACTTGTAAAGCCTGTGCTGtaggaattccagttgcaacacagcaaatttaataatattctatatatttgtggagactggggtgaaggtgtattttacaataaaaaaaaaaaaaagatgaatttcacaagttacttcatgttaaagattaaatagctcttaatatgaaagggaaaatgcactgagctgtccccaacgtcttacaaatgcaattatgccatctagtggcaacctcaacacaaatcaaaatcatactcgtttttttttactgtacaatattttttaatctcaatgttgtgaattatgaaattactgtgtcaatgattaaaagatgcagacataTTTTGATAAGTTTAACATtagtttccacttttatgttgagtatgaaaattaagaaaaatatttcattgtatatttagaacagatataaaatttgttatTAACTGTTggagtcatgcaattaattatgattaaatatttttaattgcctgacatCCCTATTTGTATCAAAAACAAATTCAGGGCTTTGGTCTAACCATGCAA
This portion of the Festucalex cinctus isolate MCC-2025b chromosome 19, RoL_Fcin_1.0, whole genome shotgun sequence genome encodes:
- the LOC144008017 gene encoding plasma kallikrein-like, with protein sequence MEVFFIVLSVLSVSSLSLSQECRRELLENVDFPGTDIKFVYSPDVQHCQYLCTQHPSCLFFTFLRADWTRDDRTFYCYLKSTASGRPKVEKGLLGVTSGYSLKPCGPDSQPCLSRMYQNVDFLGADYRTLFTADYEECQRVCTEDPYCQFFTFVNHVFTPERIRYKCHLKFSWPLPRTLNVNRKPGLVSGFSHSVQLSQPSDTACSSKLFPNTNFTGSSFETHPAGTPQYCLALCSAHPRCSYFSYQSDSLTCHLKNNPNELVMRAQEGVTSGIATHFCQQDTNWAKTALEGVDFQGSDIRFELLDGAESCQKACSMDQNCQFYTYVNEDFVDSAYWRRCYLKRFITMPAPPKVNKLANVVSGFTRRNCI